CTGGCGGCGAGCAGCGTCAGCCCCAATCCGAGGAGGAGTTTGAGTGGGTGAACTTTCATGAAGGGTGCGGGTAGTGTCACCCGACCGGCGCGTGAGTTCCAAGTGTTAAGTGTTGATGAGTAGTGATTTGTGAAACGGAAATGAATGAAATTTCATTTCATCAACCAGGGGTTGGCGAACCTTGTGAGGGAGAGCTGGTTACGCCGACGGACGCAAAAACGGCGCACCGTTGTGGGTGCGCCGAAATAGGAGAGCGGACGGGCCTGACAGGCGGGTCGCTGCCGAGTTTTAGGAGAAACTGGCGAAGCTTGCCTCGCGCGGAGCCGACGCGGTGGCGCGCGGGGCATTGTAAGTGGAGGCGCCGAATGACGGGGCCGGAGCGGCGTTTTCCGCGTCATCGATGGTGCCGCCGTTGACGAGGGTGCGCAGGCCGTGGACGAGTTGCCGCATGCGCAGAGCGTGGGCATTGAGGTCTTCGACGGCGTGAGCGGTGCTGGTGGCGGCTGCGGCGTTTTGCTGGGTGATTTGGTCGGAGGCCTCGGCGGTCTGATTGATGCGCTGGATGGCCTGTTGCTGCTCCAAACTGGCCTGGGCAATCTGGCTGACGAGGGTATCCACTTGCTCGATACTGCCGACGATTTGTTCGAGGCAGCCGGCGAGGCGTTCGCTGCTGGTGACACCGTCCTGGGTGCTGCGCGCGCTGATTTCGAGTTTCTCGGCGGTTTCGCGCGCGGCTTCGGCGCTGCGTTGGGCGAGGGCGCGCACCTCTTCGGCGACGATGGCAAAACCGGCGCCGGCCTGGCCAGCGCGGGCGGCTTCGACGGCGGCGTTGAGCGCGAGCAGGTTGGTCTGGAAGGCGATTTCGTTGATGGTGCCGATGATGTGGCCGGTTTCCTGGCCCGATTTGCGGATGCGCTGCATCGCCTCGTCCATCTGGGTCATGGCGTGCTGGCTTTCCTGCACGGCGGTGCTGGCCCGGTGGCTCAGCTCGGTGGCGCTTTGGGAGTGGTCGGTGTTGTTCTTGGCCTGTTGGCGGATCTCCAGCAGGGATTGGTGGATGTCCTGACTGGCCTCGGCCTGGCGGGTGGCACCGGCGGCGAGGTCGTTGATCTCGGCCGAGATCCGATCGAAGGTGTGAGTGGAGTGTTCGGCGCTGTTGAGCAACTGCGTGGAGGTGCGGTTGAAGTGTCCGCTGAGCGAGCGGGCGACAAAGAAGAACACCGCGCCGGCGAGGGCGGCGGCAAAGATCATGGCACCGATGCGCAGCCAGGTGGCGCGGCGTTGGCTGGAGCGCACCTCGGTGGCGATGGCATCGAGTTCGTCTTGGGCGATGCTGACGCCGAGCACCCAGTCCCAGGGGGCGTAGTAGGTGGCGAAGATGGCGGTTTCGCCGGAGGCTGCGGCGGAGTCGCCAAAGGCGAGGCGCGCCATGTCGCCGGCGGCCAGTTGGGTGGCTTGTGCGGCGAGGTCGTTGCGGAAGTCGTCGGAGGCTTGGGAGAGGTAGGCGCCGCGATCGCCGGTGGCGTCGGCGGTGACGATTTTGCCGCGGTTGGCGCCTTGGGAGTGCATGACGAAGAGGCGGCCGGTGTTGCCGATGCGGGAATCGTTGAGGCGGGACAGCAGGGGCTGGGTGGCGATGGCGTCGGGGGTGCCGACGTAGAGGATGCCGATGACTCGGCCGGCTTCGTCGCGCAGCGGTTTGTAGGCGGTGATGTAGTGCTGGTTCACGACATAGGCGCGGCCGACGAAGGTCTCGCCGCGCAGCACGGTCTGCACGACCGGGCTGGTGTGGGGAATGAAGGTGCCGATCGCCCGTTCGCCGTTGAGGAGTTTCACGTTGGTGGCGACGCGGAGCATGTCGCCGCGATCGTTCATGCGTTGGAAAATGGTGGCGGTGTCGCCGGTGCGGGCTTGGAGGGCGTCGACGACGGGAACCTCGACGGCGTCGTCAAAGGTGCGGGTTTGGCCGAGCCATTCGCCGCCGACTTGGAGCTGGGGCAGGGTGATGGGGGTGGCCTCCTTGGTGATCTGATTGATCGCCTTCCACTCGGTCGATTCGGTGGAGGACTGGGTGACGGTGCCGCGCTGGAGGAGCAGTTCGTCGGCGACGGCGAGGGTGGTGCGGACCTTGGCGCGCAGGAGATCGTCGGCGAGGCCGGCCTGTTGAGCGAGGTCGGCGATGAGGTGCTGGTAGCGGCCGTTGCTGTCGCGTTCGAGGGCGGTGTCGAGGTTCTCGCTGAGTCGGCGGGAGTCGAACTCAGCCCAAACGGCAATGATGAGCAGCGGCAACAGCGTGCAGCTGAGGCCGACGATCAAGAGGCGTTGGAGGAAGCTTTTGCGTCGCATGGAAAGGGAGTGATGAAAAAGGAAAGGTCCGCGGGTCTTGGAAGGAGTATGCGGCTTTATGGTCATCGTCCGGTTTGGTGCTTATCTTGATAAAGGATGCTGCTTAGTTGGGTGAGTAATATTGCCCAGAAGGAGCAGTGGGATTGCCGGAGGGCCCAAAAAAAGCGCGCCCGGGAGGGGGGCGCGCTTCGCGAAAGGGAGTGGAGGGCGGGCTGGGCTCAGACCTGCTCCAGCAGCTTATACAAACGCTGGATCATGGTGCTTGGGTCCTCGAGGAGGCCGGCGGCGAGCATGGCGTTGTCGAAGAGCTGCTCGGCGACGAGGCCGGCCTTCTCGGACTCGGTGTCCTTGGAGGCGGCGAGCTTCTTGATGACGACGTGGCGCGGGTTGAGCTCGAGGTTGACCTTGAGCGGGGGCGGACCGCCGGCGGTGTCGCCGTCCTTCTGCAAGGCCTTCATCATGGCGCGCATTTGCGGGGTCATGAAGCTGTCGGCGTTGAGCACGGCGGCGGGGGATTCGACAAGGCGGTCGGAGCTCTTCACCTCGTTGACGCGTTCGCCGAGGGTTTCCTTCAGCCATTTGGCGAGGGCGTCCATCTCGTCCTTGGAGAGGGCTTCACCTTCCTGCTCCTTCTCGTCGAGTTTCACGTCGGCGGAGTCGGCGGCGACGAGCTTCTTGCCGTCGAATTCGCCGAGGTTGCGCATGACGTAGTCGTCGACGGCTTCGTAGCAGAAGAGCACCTCGAGGTTGCGGCTCTTGAAGCCTTCGAGGTAGGGACCGCGCTCGATGGCGGCGCGGCTCGGGCCGATGAGGAAGTAGATCTCCTTTTGCTCTTCGCCCATGCGGGACACGTAGTCGGCGAAGGAGGTGGTTTTGCCGGCGTCGGTGAGAGAGGACTCGAAGCGGAGCAGTTTGGAGAGCTGTTCCTTGTGGGTGAAGTCGGTGGCGGCGCCTTCCTTGAGGAAGTAGCCGAACTCGGTGTAGAACTTGGCGTAGTCCTCGGGGCGGTTCTTGGCTTCGTCGGCGAGGAACTTGAGGAAACGTTTGGTGACGACCTTGCCCAGTTTGTCGATGAGGGCGCGGTCCTGCATGGTTTCGCGCGAGATGTTGAGGGGGAGGTCCTCGCTATCGATGACGCCCTTGAGGAAGCGGCCCCATTCGGGGAGCAGGTCCTTGGGGGAGGGGTCGATGAGGACCTTGCGACAGTAGAGGGACACGGCCGGCTCGGCGCGGGTCATGCCGAACTTCTCCGGGTTGTTCTGGGGAACGAAGAGGATGGAGTTGATGGCGAGGGGCGCGTCGGCCGAGAAGTGCAGCTTGAGGCGCGGCTCATCGTAGGCGTGGGCCTGGAACTTGTAGAACTCGGTGTATTCCTCGTCGGTGATCTCGGACTTGGAGCGGAGCCAGAGGGCGGAGACCTTGTTGACGCGATCGCCGTTGAGCTGGATCGGGAAGGAGACGAAGGCGCTGTAGCGCTCGAGCACGGACTTCACGCGATCGGCGGTGGCGTAGTCGTGGGAGTCGTCGTTGAGCTCGATGACGATCTTGGTGCCGCGGGTGAGGTCGGCGGCTTCCTCCACGGAGTAGGAGCCGGAGCCGTCGCTGGTCCAGACGTGGCCGGACTCGGCGGACTGCCAAGAGCGGGAGTAGACCTTGACGGACTTGGCGACCATGAAGGCGGAGTAGAAGCCGACGCCGAACTGGCCGATGAGGTTATCGTTCTTGGCGCCGCCTTCCTTGATGGCTTGGAGGAAGGCCTTGGAGCCGGAGTGGGCGATGGTGCCGAGGTTTTTGACCAACTCGTCGTGGGTCATGCCGATGCCGGTGTCCTCGATGGTGAGGGTGTGGGCCTGGTCGTCGGTGGTGAGCTTGATTTCCAGTTCCTGGTCGGCGTCGGCGATGTCCTTCTCGGTGAGCTGGGTGTGACGCAGCTTCTCGAGGGCGTCGGAGGCGTTGGAGACCAACTCACGGATGAAGATCTCTTTTTCGGTGTAGAGGGAGTGGATGACGATATCGAGCAGTTGCTTGATCTCGGCTTGGAACTCGTGGGTTTCGGGCATGATGGGATTTTCGATTTTGGATTCTCGATTTTTTGATTTTGGAAGGGAGGTCGCGCCGACGGGGGGCGCGGAAATTGAAGGGCCGGAAGTTTTAAACGAATTTCCGGAAAATCAAGAGCCCGGCTGCATGGGGGGCGTCAGCTTTGGTCGGGGGCGCGAGTGACGAGCACATCGAAGGGCAGGGGAAGTCCTTGGGGCGAAAGCAAGACATTGGCCGGGTGCACATCCCAAAGATCAAAACCGTCCAAGCGGAAGGAGAGGGAATCCTGATAACCGAGTCCTCGCCAAGGGAGCTGGGTGAACCCGAACTCCTGAAAGGCGGCGGAGAGTTCTGCGAGCGTCACGCGGGAACCGACGAGGCCGGGTTGCGTGGTGACGATCGACCATCGGTGCGGTTCGGCGGCAAGCAGTCCGACGAAGAGAATGTCGTCACCGAGGAGCTCGTTCTGCCAGATGAGACCATGGAGTTAGTCGAGCGGAAGGGCATTGTGGAGGTAAGGGGTGCCGTTTTCGGCCCAACTCACCGTATAGCCGCAGCTGGCGGGTTTGGTGTATTTGATCCAACGCCCACTGGATTCGTCGACGGAAACGTCGTGCTCCCGACCGCCCTCTCGTTCGGGACCGGGGAAGCTTAGCGGGAGGAGTTTTCCGGAAGTTTTTGCCCAAGCGATGAGCGCTGCCCACTGGGCTTCGAGGAGACGGAATTCGTCTTCTTCCCCATCAGACGCTCCATTTGCGCATACGCCGAGTCGGAGGTGAGCGGCCGCATCTGCGAGCGCGCTTGCCGAGCCTGCTTGGAGTAATTGCTGAGTGTCATGATCCGGAAACATTGGGGCTCGGGGCCGAGTTGCAAGTATGGTTCGTGTTGGCAGGACGTCCCAAGAGGTCTCCCGCTAGCCACGGATTTCTCCGCTGTGATCGGCGTGATCCGTGGCCGGCTGAGTCTCCTCAGCGCTTCGCGGACTCGTCTTCGTCGAGGGGTTCGACGTGGGCGAGTTCGTGCTCGTGCTTGGCGCCGGGACCTTTGAGGACGCGGGTCACGCAGTAGATGAAGAGGCTGGTGACGAAACCGACGGAGAGG
This portion of the Actomonas aquatica genome encodes:
- a CDS encoding methyl-accepting chemotaxis protein translates to MRRKSFLQRLLIVGLSCTLLPLLIIAVWAEFDSRRLSENLDTALERDSNGRYQHLIADLAQQAGLADDLLRAKVRTTLAVADELLLQRGTVTQSSTESTEWKAINQITKEATPITLPQLQVGGEWLGQTRTFDDAVEVPVVDALQARTGDTATIFQRMNDRGDMLRVATNVKLLNGERAIGTFIPHTSPVVQTVLRGETFVGRAYVVNQHYITAYKPLRDEAGRVIGILYVGTPDAIATQPLLSRLNDSRIGNTGRLFVMHSQGANRGKIVTADATGDRGAYLSQASDDFRNDLAAQATQLAAGDMARLAFGDSAAASGETAIFATYYAPWDWVLGVSIAQDELDAIATEVRSSQRRATWLRIGAMIFAAALAGAVFFFVARSLSGHFNRTSTQLLNSAEHSTHTFDRISAEINDLAAGATRQAEASQDIHQSLLEIRQQAKNNTDHSQSATELSHRASTAVQESQHAMTQMDEAMQRIRKSGQETGHIIGTINEIAFQTNLLALNAAVEAARAGQAGAGFAIVAEEVRALAQRSAEAARETAEKLEISARSTQDGVTSSERLAGCLEQIVGSIEQVDTLVSQIAQASLEQQQAIQRINQTAEASDQITQQNAAAATSTAHAVEDLNAHALRMRQLVHGLRTLVNGGTIDDAENAAPAPSFGASTYNAPRATASAPREASFASFS
- the htpG gene encoding molecular chaperone HtpG — encoded protein: MPETHEFQAEIKQLLDIVIHSLYTEKEIFIRELVSNASDALEKLRHTQLTEKDIADADQELEIKLTTDDQAHTLTIEDTGIGMTHDELVKNLGTIAHSGSKAFLQAIKEGGAKNDNLIGQFGVGFYSAFMVAKSVKVYSRSWQSAESGHVWTSDGSGSYSVEEAADLTRGTKIVIELNDDSHDYATADRVKSVLERYSAFVSFPIQLNGDRVNKVSALWLRSKSEITDEEYTEFYKFQAHAYDEPRLKLHFSADAPLAINSILFVPQNNPEKFGMTRAEPAVSLYCRKVLIDPSPKDLLPEWGRFLKGVIDSEDLPLNISRETMQDRALIDKLGKVVTKRFLKFLADEAKNRPEDYAKFYTEFGYFLKEGAATDFTHKEQLSKLLRFESSLTDAGKTTSFADYVSRMGEEQKEIYFLIGPSRAAIERGPYLEGFKSRNLEVLFCYEAVDDYVMRNLGEFDGKKLVAADSADVKLDEKEQEGEALSKDEMDALAKWLKETLGERVNEVKSSDRLVESPAAVLNADSFMTPQMRAMMKALQKDGDTAGGPPPLKVNLELNPRHVVIKKLAASKDTESEKAGLVAEQLFDNAMLAAGLLEDPSTMIQRLYKLLEQV